In Ascochyta rabiei chromosome 2, complete sequence, one genomic interval encodes:
- a CDS encoding Origin recognition complex, subunit 1 — MTPTKHSRAEKARQFLTAGAVLREDSDDELGYEDHPWEWIYEEAGTHQALVHDDATPRKRRLAPTKQTRRIVGARMGSFQCKLGDAVLLKADGNQAWVGIICDFHEDDQDKEKMARFLWFSSEQEIRNKNKKRTDFLHNELYISATFDDNPLASINGTAKIMSLDKFQKLHPTGQIKKSSRDYGKIFVCRRGCNTRTTTYTPEFKWEDVYNGADDILELVELVESQTKATRKGSSRSKKHQEDLDNFVVQESEDDGAPKTPRKRRKLNNATTPTSSRKSPAARKFLTPSHKRIVLKKQLEFTPLGTRVLSPSALASPFQIARTQLHVSSVPAALPCREEEFSAVYSHLEAAITDGSGSCIYISGTPGTGKTATVREVVAQLHASVQAEELDDFIFVEINGMKVTDPHQSYSLLWQALRGDRVSPSHALELLEREFSAPSPRRVPCVVLMDELDQLVTKNQSVMYNFFNWPQLRHSRLVVLAVANTMDLPERTLSNKISSRLGLTRITFPGYTHDQLMRIIQSRLEGVPGNIVLSDAVQFAARKVAAVSGDARRALDICRRAVEIAETEVASQDQDDEAQTQPSTPSRTGRDNKAQPLQSSRSQNVTEKSEAAVIKRGGPAARHKGVVTLATIRQAINEATSSPLQQALRALPLVSKLFLAALLARIRRTGIGEAVLGDVVDEVKKLGFMSHLQPVHDYLLAPEGMNGSFAFDVQSTTPSKNTEPANMALKHAKVKAARVLGLSSAAVHLAEAGIIGIEARHGERVGRVRLGVGEDEVRLALGEDESVKGMGFGS, encoded by the exons ATGACTCCCACAAAACATTCACGAGCTGAAAAAGCACGGCAGTTTCTCACAGCTGGTGCTGTGCTGCGCGAAGACTCCGACGACGAGCTTGGCTACGAAGACCACCCATGGGAATGGATATACGAAGAAGCAGGCACTCACCAGGCACTCGTACACGACGATGCCACCCCCAGGAAACGAAGGCTGGCGCCCACGAAGCAGACAAGGCGCATAGTGGGTGCGCGCATGGGTAGCTTCCAATGCAAGCTTGGTGACGCTGTCTTGCTCAAGGCAGATGGAAACCAAGCATGGGTGGGTATCATCTGCGACTTTCACGAGGATGACCAAGACAAGGAGAAGATGGCAAGATTCTTGTGGTTCTCCTCTGAACAAGAGATACGCAATAAGAACAAGAAACGCACCGACTTTTTACAC AACGAACTCTACATATCAGCCACCTTCGATGACAATCCGCTTGCGTCGATCAACGGTACAGCGAAGATTATGTCTCTCGATAAGTTCCAGAAACTGCACCCCACCGGCCAGATCAAGAAGTCTTCGAGAGACTACGGCAAGATCTTTGTGTGCAGGAGAGGCTGCAACACCCGCACAACAACATACACACCAGAATTCAAGTGGGAGGATGTTTACAACGGTGCTGATGATATCCTCGAGCTGGTCGAGCTGGTCGAGAGCCAGACCAAGGCCACGAGGAAAGGGTCCTCTCGGTCAAAAAAGCACCAAGAAGACCTGGACAATTTTGTAGTACAAGAATCTGAGGACGATGGTGCACCGAAGACACCACGGAAACGCCGGAAATTGAACAACGCGACCACCCCCACCTCATCAAGGAAGAGCCCGGCTGCCCGAAAGTTCTTGACTCCCTCACATAAACGAATTGTGCTGAAGAAGCAGTTGGAGTTCACCCCGCTTGGTACACGAGTGCTTTCACCTTCAGCTTTAGCATCGCCGTTTCAGATTGCAAGAACTCAACTCCACGTTTCCTCTGTACCAGCGGCACTTCCTTGTCGTGAAGAGGAGTTTTCAGCCGTTTACAGCCATCTGGAGGCAGCTATTACCGATGGGTCTGGTTCGTGCATTTACATCTCGGGCACTCCAGGTACTGGGAAAACCGCCACAGTACGTGAGGTCGTAGCACAGCTGCACGCTTCAGTTCAAGCCGAGGAGCTAGATGACTTCATATTTGTTGAGATTAACGGCATGAAAGTTACAGATCCTCATCAATCGTACTCGTTGTTGTGGCAGGCGCTTCGCGGCGACAGAGTCAGTCCGTCACATGCACTCGAACTTCTGGAGCGCGAATTCTCTGCGCCTAGCCCTCGCCGCGTACCATGTGTTGTCTTGATGGACGAACTGGACCAGTTGGTGACCAAGAACCAGTCTGTCATGTATAATTTCTTCAACTGGCCCCAGCTGCGGCACAGTAGGCTAGTCGTCTTGGCTGTTGCAAACACCATGGATCTCCCGGAACGCACCCTGAGCAACAAGATCAGTAGTCGACTAG GCCTAACCCGAATCACCTTCCCCGGGTACACGCATGACCAATTGATGCGAATCATCCAATCTCGCCTGGAGGGAGTTCCAGGTAACATCGTGCTCTCGGACGCCGTTCAGTTCGCGGCCCGTAAAGTCGCAGCTGTCAGTGGCGACGCCCGACGCGCTTTGGACATCTGCAGACGCGCTGTAGAAATCGCGGAAACAGAAGTCGCATCACAAGATCAGGACGACGAGGCGCAAACGCAGCCCTCAACACCAAGTCGGACCGGTCGTGATAACAAAGCGCAACCCCTTCAGTCGTCCCGATCTCAGAACGTCACCGAAAAATCGGAGGCCGCTGTAATAAAACGTGGAGGGCCGGCGGCTCGACACAAGGGTGTTGTCACCCTCGCGACGATCAGACAGGCCATTAACGAGGCCACGAGCAGCCCCCTGCAGCAGGCGCTCCGAGCGCTGCCACTGGTTTCCAAGTTGTTCCTCGCTGCACTCTTGGCACGGATACGACGGACAGGTATTGGTGAGGCTGTGCTCGGAGACGTCGTAGATGAGGTCAAGAAACTGGGCTTTATGAGCCACTTGCAGCCAGTACACGACTATCTTCTTGCGCCCGAAGGCATGAACGGTAGCTTCGCCTTCGACGTTCAGTCAACAACTCCGTCGAAGAATACTGAGCCTGCCAACATGGCATTGAAACACGCAAAAGTCAAGGCTGCAAGAGTCCTCGGTCTCTCCTCCGCTGCCGTACACCTCGCTGAAGCGGGCATCATAGGCATCGAAGCCCGACATGGCGAGCGCGTTGGTCGTGTAAGGCTCGGTGTTGGCGAGGACGAGGTTCGTCTGGCGCTTGGCGAAGACGAATCAGTCAAGGGCATGGGCTTCGGATCGTGA
- a CDS encoding alkaline ceramidase ydc1 — MVSLFSWLPSLPYPVEQDGYWSPVTSTLDWCEENYVVTTYAAEIINTLTNLLFMYLASKGIRSCLKHGHDTVFLVAFIGYVLVGTGSFLFHATLKYPMQLVDELSMIYTTCLMCFATFSYGRSLRYSTFLAIGLLSLAAFVTLYYHHIQDPAFHQNVYALLTATVLFRAMYMMEVAIRPRFQSDERKALNPRADRAVEAVRKQEDLRDQEILRTMWKMIIAGLSIFLGGFAIWHLDNVHCSKLIRWRREIGMPWGFLLEGHGWWHLMTGTGAYFYIVWGIWLRHCLNYRHDEYELYWPNWVTMPEVVKARSSAEGVAKKAM; from the exons ATGGTCTCACTCTTCTCTTGGCTTCCAAGCCTTCCATACCCTGTAGAGCAGGACGGCTATTGGAGCCCTGTAACATCGACACTGGACTGGTGTGAAGAG AACTACGTTGTTACGACATACGCTGCGGAGATTATCAATACGCTCACGAATCTGCTTTTTATGTACCTTGCGAGCAAAGGCATACGGAGCTGTCTCAAGCATGGCCACGATACAGTCTTCCTGGTCGCGTTCATTGGCTACGTGCTCGTCGGAACCGGTAGTTTTCTCTTCCACGCAACACTGAAGT ACCCCATGCAGCTTGTGGACGAACTCTCCATGATATACACAACATGTCTAATGTGTTTCGCAACCTTCTCATACGGCAGGTCTCTGCGCTACTCCACGTTCCTTGCAATAGGCCTACTATCTCTGGCTGCCTTTGTCACATTGTATTATCACCATATCCAGGACCCGGCGTTCCACCAGAATGTTTATGCACTGCTTACAGCCACCGTCCTGTTCCGCGCCATGTATATGATGGAGGTCGCCATCCGACCTCGCTTCCAGTCTGATGAGAGGAAAGCACTGAACCCGCGTGCTGACCGAGCTGTAGAGGCCGTTCGAAAACAGGAAGATTTGAGGGATCAAGAGATCCTGCGCACGATGTGGAAGATGATCATTGCGGGTCTGAGCATCTTTCTGGGTGGGTTCGCTATCTGGCATCTGGACAACGTGCACTGCTCGAAGCTGATCAGGTGGCGGCGAGAGATTGGCATGCCTTGGGGCTTTCTGCTTGAAGGCCATGGTTGGTG GCACCTGATGACAGGAACTGGAGCATACTTTTACATAGTTTGGGGGATCTGGCTGAGACATTGCCTCAACTATAGGCACGATGAGTACGAGCTGTACTGGCCCAACTGGGTAACGATGCCTGAGGTCGTAAAGGCAAGAAGCTCGGCGGAAGGGGTGGCGAAAAAGGCGATGTGA
- a CDS encoding Tubulin beta chain (Beta tubulin) gives MREIVHLQTGQCGNQIGAAFWQTISGEHGLDGSGVYNGTSDLQLERMNVYFNEASGNKFVPRAVLVDLEPGTMDAVRAGPFGQLFRPDNFVFGQSGAGNNWAKGHYTEGAELVDQVLDVVRREAEGCDCLQGFQITHSLGGGTGAGMGTLLISKIREEFPDRMMATFSVVPSPKVSDTVVEPYNATLSIHQLVENSDETFCIDNEALYDICMRTLKLNNPSYGDLNHLVSAVMSGVTTCLRFPGQLNSDLRKLAVNMVPFPRLHFFMVGFAPLTSRGAHSFRAVTVPELTQQMFDPKNMMAASDFRNGRYLTCSAYFRGKVSMKEVEDQMRNVQNKNSSYFVEWIPNNVQTALCSVPPRGLKMSSTFVGNSTSIQELFKRIGDQFTAMFRRKAFLHWYTGEGMDEMEFTEAESNMNDLVSEYQQYQEASVSDAEEEYDEEAPLEAEE, from the exons ATGCGTGAGATT GTTCACCTCCAGACCGGTCAGTGC GGTAACCAAATCGGTGCCGCCTTCTGGCAGACCATCTCCGGCGAGCATGGCCTCGACGGCTCCGGTGTCTACAATGGCACCTCGGACCTCCAGCTCGAGCGCATGAACGTCTACTTCAACGAG GCTTCCGGCAACAAGTTCGTTCCCCGTGCCGTCCTCGTCGATTTAGAGCCCGGTACAATGGACGCTGTCCGCGCTGGCCCCTTCGGTCAGCTCTTCCGTCCCGACAACTTCGTCTTCGGCCAGTCTGGTGCTGGTAACAACTGGGCAAAGGGTCACTACACTGAGGGTGCCGAGCTGGTCGATCAGGTTCTCGACGTCGTCCGCCGCGAGGCCGAGGGCTGCGACTGCCTCCAGGGTTTCCAGATTACCCACTCCCTCGGTGGTGGTACTGGTGCCGGTATGGGCACTCTCCTGATCTCCAAGATCCGCGAAGAGTTCCCTGACCGCATGATGGCCACCTTCTCCGTCGTGCCTTCCCCCAAGGTCTCCGACACCGTTGTCGAGCCTTACAACGCCACTCTCTCCATCCACCAGCTTGTTGAGAACTCTGACGAGACCTTCTGTATCGACAACGAGGCCCTCTACGATATCTGCATGAGGACACTCAAGCTCAACAACCCCTCCTACGGTGACCTGAACCACCTCGTCTCCGCCGTCATGTCTGGTGTTACCACCTGCCTGCGTTTCCCCGGTCAGCTGAACTCTGACCTGAGGAAGTTGGCCGTCAACATGGTTCCTTTCCCCCGTCTCCACTTCTTCATGGTTGGTTTCGCTCCTCTGACCAGCCGTGGCGCCCACTCCTTCCGCGCCGTCACCGTTCCCGAGCTCACCCAGCAGATGTTCGACCCCAAGAACATGATGGCTGCCTCCGACTTCCGCAACGGTCGCTACCTCACTTGCTCTGCCTACTTCCGTGGTAAGGTCTCCATGAAGGAGGTCGAGGACCAGATGCGCAACGTCCAGAACAAGAACTCCTCTTACTTCGTCGAGTGGATCCCCAACAACGTCCAGACCGCTCTCTGCTCCGTTCCTCCCCGCGGCCTCAAGATGTCCTCCACCTTTGTCGGTAACTCCACCTCCATCCAGGAGCTCTTCAAGCGTATCGGTGACCAGTTCACTGCCATGTTCAGGCGCAAGGCTTTCTTGCATTGGTACACTGGTGAGGGTATGGACGAGATGGAGTTCACTGAGGCTGAGTCCAACATGAACGACTTGGTTTCCGAGTACCAGCAGTACCAGGAGGCTTCCGTCTCCGATGCCGAGGAGGAGTACGATGAGGAGGCTCCTCTTGAGGCTGAAGAGTAG